In one Leptogranulimonas caecicola genomic region, the following are encoded:
- a CDS encoding ABC transporter permease, which produces MEKKQHEKDLEREAQEELREETDRAYDIHEERAQAASEVETDQQDDAEPEHHRDFRGAYNAVVDEVDHEGASRTLWSDAFARLRKNKLAIIGAVWIIFVALVAITADLWVPQTLGSPTAIDSSQMASLARLPPSLEHPFGTDALGRDVLCRVIYGAQISLTVGLLATAISTVLGLIMGALAAFYGGIWDTIIMRLADIFLAFPYTLFVIVMLAVLGQGIQNVFIAIGVLGWPSIARVFRSAILSVKENDYVDAARSMGASDARIIMRHIFPNSVASIVVYATMNIGGAILTESALSFLGMGVTPPNPSWGSMIQDGQQYLATQPWLMLMPGIAIITTVLAFTLLGDVLRDALDVKMKDA; this is translated from the coding sequence ATGGAAAAGAAACAGCATGAGAAAGACCTTGAGCGCGAGGCTCAGGAGGAACTCCGCGAAGAGACCGATCGCGCCTATGACATTCATGAAGAGCGTGCGCAGGCTGCTTCCGAGGTAGAGACAGATCAGCAAGACGATGCAGAGCCTGAGCATCATCGCGATTTCCGCGGCGCCTACAATGCGGTGGTCGACGAGGTCGACCATGAGGGAGCTTCCCGTACCCTTTGGAGCGACGCCTTCGCGCGCCTTCGCAAGAACAAGCTTGCCATCATCGGCGCTGTCTGGATTATCTTCGTGGCCTTGGTGGCCATCACTGCCGACCTGTGGGTCCCCCAGACGTTGGGATCCCCCACAGCCATCGATTCTTCCCAAATGGCATCGCTGGCACGCCTCCCGCCCTCCCTTGAGCATCCCTTTGGCACCGATGCTCTGGGTCGCGACGTGCTTTGCCGCGTGATCTACGGCGCGCAGATCTCTCTTACCGTAGGCCTTCTGGCCACTGCGATCTCTACAGTGCTTGGCCTCATCATGGGAGCTTTGGCAGCCTTCTATGGCGGCATTTGGGACACCATCATCATGCGCCTGGCAGACATCTTCTTGGCCTTCCCTTACACCCTCTTTGTCATTGTCATGCTGGCGGTGCTAGGGCAGGGCATCCAGAACGTGTTCATCGCCATCGGCGTGTTGGGCTGGCCTTCCATCGCCCGCGTGTTCCGCTCTGCCATTCTTTCCGTCAAGGAGAACGATTACGTGGACGCCGCCCGTTCCATGGGCGCCTCGGACGCCCGCATCATCATGCGCCACATCTTCCCCAACTCGGTAGCATCCATCGTGGTCTACGCCACTATGAATATCGGCGGCGCCATCCTTACCGAGAGCGCGCTGTCCTTCTTGGGCATGGGCGTGACACCCCCTAATCCTTCCTGGGGTTCCATGATTCAAGACGGTCAGCAGTACCTGGCTACTCAGCCGTGGCTCATGCTTATGCCCGGTATCGCCATCATCACCACCGTGTTGGCCTTTACGCTGCTGGGTGACGTTCTGCGCGATGCGCTGGATGTCAAGATGAAGGATGCCTAA
- a CDS encoding peptide ABC transporter substrate-binding protein, producing the protein MSEFLKIGRRTFLKGSAAASALMALAACKKDDGGATAEAGTEGATAKVYINNPVSIDPYNCQESEGTQVCYQMFDCLTDFDYEKGELVPAAAESWTSNDDGTEFTFTLKEGCKFHNGDPVDAESFVRGWTRLVDPKTNTDSPSAVTYHISMVDGYDALAAGETDVLSGVSAPDDKTFVVKLAIPYADFPYVASHPALAPVPAVALEDFNAYFTAPVGNGPFMMDGKWVDGQYINLKRFEDYNGDKPKIAAIQFNIQKDMETAYKEFQAGNYDFCDVPTAQIASAQDTYGLSDDGYTITPGKQMLLGDEASVYYLTINNTDPLLKDVNLRKAISLAINRQAICDTIFSGTRTPAANIIPPGIAGYEDGVWADSHYDKDAAVALLDQYYPADADGKRNVTFQLSFNGDGNHKDIMTAIQADLAEVGIDATLDQGEWAAILDRYQNGDYQTGRLGWIADYPIMDNFLYPLFFTGNGDNRSLYSNAEVDAALEAARQTVDDDARITALQEVNKKISEDMPVVPIFFYKHTYVGSDKVKSAYVDPSKKIHLKSADM; encoded by the coding sequence ATGAGCGAGTTCCTCAAGATCGGTCGCCGCACGTTCCTCAAGGGTTCTGCTGCTGCGTCCGCTCTCATGGCACTGGCTGCCTGCAAGAAGGATGACGGTGGCGCCACCGCCGAGGCAGGCACTGAGGGCGCTACTGCCAAGGTCTACATCAACAACCCCGTGTCCATCGACCCCTACAACTGCCAGGAGTCCGAGGGCACTCAGGTTTGCTATCAGATGTTTGACTGCCTTACCGACTTCGATTACGAGAAGGGCGAGCTCGTACCCGCCGCCGCTGAGTCTTGGACTTCCAATGACGACGGCACCGAGTTCACCTTCACCCTCAAGGAGGGCTGCAAGTTCCACAACGGCGACCCCGTGGATGCCGAGTCTTTCGTACGCGGTTGGACCCGTCTGGTGGATCCCAAGACCAACACCGACAGCCCCTCTGCCGTGACCTACCACATCTCCATGGTGGACGGCTATGACGCGCTGGCTGCCGGCGAGACCGACGTCCTCTCTGGCGTCTCTGCACCCGATGACAAGACCTTCGTGGTCAAGCTCGCCATCCCCTATGCCGACTTCCCCTATGTGGCGAGCCACCCCGCCCTGGCCCCTGTGCCCGCTGTGGCTCTGGAGGATTTCAACGCCTACTTCACCGCTCCTGTGGGCAATGGCCCCTTCATGATGGACGGCAAGTGGGTGGACGGCCAGTACATCAACCTCAAGCGTTTCGAGGACTACAACGGCGACAAGCCTAAGATCGCCGCCATCCAGTTCAACATCCAGAAGGACATGGAGACTGCCTACAAGGAGTTCCAGGCCGGCAACTATGACTTCTGCGACGTTCCCACTGCACAGATCGCCTCCGCCCAGGACACCTATGGCCTGTCTGACGACGGCTACACCATCACCCCCGGCAAGCAGATGCTGCTGGGCGATGAGGCCTCCGTCTACTACCTCACCATCAACAACACCGATCCTCTGCTTAAGGATGTGAACCTGCGCAAGGCCATCTCCCTGGCCATTAACCGTCAGGCCATCTGCGACACCATCTTCTCTGGCACCCGTACCCCTGCTGCCAACATCATTCCTCCGGGAATCGCTGGCTACGAGGACGGCGTGTGGGCTGACTCCCACTACGACAAGGATGCCGCAGTGGCCCTGCTGGATCAGTACTATCCCGCAGACGCTGACGGCAAGCGCAACGTCACTTTCCAGCTGTCCTTCAACGGCGACGGCAACCACAAGGACATCATGACCGCCATCCAGGCCGACCTGGCCGAGGTGGGCATCGACGCCACCCTGGATCAGGGCGAGTGGGCCGCCATTCTCGACCGTTACCAGAACGGCGACTATCAGACCGGTCGTCTGGGTTGGATCGCAGACTATCCCATCATGGACAACTTCCTCTATCCTCTGTTCTTCACCGGCAACGGCGACAACCGCTCCCTCTACAGCAACGCCGAGGTCGACGCTGCTCTTGAGGCTGCCCGCCAGACCGTGGACGACGACGCTCGCATCACCGCCCTTCAAGAGGTCAACAAGAAGATCTCCGAGGATATGCCCGTGGTTCCCATCTTCTTCTACAAGCACACCTATGTGGGCTCCGACAAGGTGAAGAGCGCTTACGTCGATCCTTCCAAGAAGATCCACCTGAAGTCTGCCGATATGTAA
- a CDS encoding ABC transporter permease codes for MLKYILKRLLQFIPVFFGVTMILFAMKNIVPGDPIKLIAGDKALPPETELQLRIANHLIEVDADGKPIYDEEGNTVPMPIWKQYGYYISGLLQGDLGNSYSRKLPVSQIFADKYPYTAKLAIVAIIIEAVVGIGAGMVSAIKRYSFWDVLVTLITAVLVAMPAFWLGMLLQLFFGIILKNATGGAVYMPISGAGGNSEFLPWVHYILPAITLAAVSTAYTARIMRSQLLEVMNQDYIRTAKAKGLSRREIIYHHALKNALIPVVTYIGLDFGAMLSGAILTETVFNWPGVGNEIYRAITQRDWPIVMGGVTIIIVVVLLINLIVDISYAFLDPRIRYGAPKDQG; via the coding sequence ATGCTCAAGTACATCCTCAAGCGCCTCCTGCAGTTCATCCCGGTGTTCTTTGGCGTCACAATGATCTTGTTTGCCATGAAGAACATTGTCCCTGGCGATCCCATCAAGCTTATCGCCGGCGACAAGGCGCTCCCGCCTGAGACAGAACTGCAGCTCCGCATCGCGAATCACCTCATCGAGGTAGATGCAGACGGCAAGCCCATCTATGACGAGGAGGGCAACACCGTCCCCATGCCCATCTGGAAGCAGTACGGCTACTATATCTCTGGCCTGCTTCAGGGCGACTTGGGCAACTCCTATAGCCGCAAGCTTCCGGTGTCCCAGATTTTTGCCGATAAGTACCCCTATACCGCCAAGCTCGCCATCGTGGCCATCATCATCGAGGCGGTGGTGGGCATAGGCGCAGGTATGGTGAGCGCCATCAAGAGGTACTCCTTCTGGGATGTGCTCGTCACCCTCATTACCGCAGTGCTTGTGGCCATGCCTGCTTTCTGGTTAGGTATGTTGCTCCAGCTCTTCTTCGGCATCATTCTCAAGAACGCCACCGGGGGCGCGGTATACATGCCCATCTCTGGCGCTGGCGGCAACTCCGAGTTCCTGCCTTGGGTGCACTATATCTTGCCAGCCATCACGTTGGCAGCAGTATCTACTGCCTATACGGCCCGCATCATGCGCTCCCAACTGTTGGAAGTCATGAACCAAGACTACATCCGCACGGCAAAGGCCAAAGGCCTTTCTCGGCGCGAGATTATTTACCACCATGCACTCAAGAATGCGTTGATCCCTGTAGTCACCTACATAGGACTGGACTTTGGCGCCATGCTCTCGGGCGCCATTCTCACAGAGACGGTATTCAACTGGCCTGGTGTGGGCAATGAGATCTATCGCGCTATCACACAGCGTGACTGGCCCATTGTGATGGGCGGCGTAACCATCATCATCGTGGTGGTGCTACTCATCAACCTTATCGTCGACATCAGCTACGCCTTCCTGGATCCGCGCATCCGCTACGGCGCTCCCAAGGATCAAGGTTAG